A single Tuberibacillus sp. Marseille-P3662 DNA region contains:
- a CDS encoding acetoacetate--CoA ligase: MTTEGDLLWQPSQEWINETNMADYMKWLKTEKKIDVKTYQELWEWSVNGPESFWASLWDYFDIQTSTAYEQVMSDDPMPATQWFPGARLNYAEHVFRNMKDDGEAIIHASELRVQDSMTWDELHRQTAAFANTLKQIGVEQGDRVVAYVSNIPEAVVAFLGCASIGAIWSSCSPEFGSRSVVDRFKQIEPKVMVTVDGYRFAGKDYDRMSVIREIQQAIPSLEHTIVVPYLKSQPNIKALKNAMFWDDMLATYASDTLSFTHVPFDQPLWILYSSGTTGIPKAIVQSQGGILLEHLKALTLHSDLKNDDRFFWYTTTGWMMWNLLVGGLLTGSSIVLYDGSPNDPDLNAMWQFVEDAGITVFGTSAGYLTACMKAGLEPGKTFDLSRLKSIGSTGSPLPPEGFSWVYENVKQDLALGSVSGGTDMCTAFILNCPILPVHAGELQCRGLGCAVEAYDDDGQSLFENIGELVITQPMPSMPIYFWHDPDGERYQDSYFDVYPGIWRHGDYIKITSRGSCVIYGRSDATINRGGVRMGTSEIYRVVEGLSEVTDSLIVDVKQSQGRSFMPLFVTLEDQTELDDALKGKIKQNIKDGCSPRHIPNEIYAVDDIPRTINGKKLEVPVKRILSGVPANKAANKGSMQNPEILDIFIQLAEQWQKEFKNA; the protein is encoded by the coding sequence GTGACAACTGAAGGGGATTTGCTGTGGCAACCGTCGCAAGAATGGATCAATGAAACGAACATGGCCGATTATATGAAATGGCTTAAAACTGAGAAAAAAATAGATGTCAAAACCTATCAAGAACTATGGGAATGGTCTGTGAATGGACCTGAATCATTTTGGGCTTCACTTTGGGATTATTTCGATATCCAAACATCGACTGCTTATGAGCAGGTTATGAGTGATGATCCTATGCCTGCGACACAATGGTTTCCTGGAGCAAGGCTGAATTATGCTGAACATGTATTCCGCAATATGAAGGATGATGGCGAGGCGATAATCCATGCATCAGAACTACGTGTTCAAGACTCGATGACATGGGATGAATTGCACCGACAAACGGCAGCATTTGCTAATACATTGAAGCAAATCGGTGTCGAGCAAGGGGATCGTGTTGTAGCCTATGTGTCTAATATTCCGGAGGCCGTGGTCGCTTTTCTTGGGTGTGCCAGCATCGGTGCAATATGGTCAAGCTGTTCACCGGAATTCGGTTCTCGCAGTGTGGTTGACCGCTTTAAACAAATTGAACCCAAGGTCATGGTGACGGTTGATGGTTACCGGTTTGCGGGTAAAGATTACGATAGGATGTCTGTTATTCGCGAGATTCAGCAAGCGATTCCGAGTCTGGAGCATACGATTGTTGTTCCCTATTTAAAATCACAGCCCAATATTAAGGCACTGAAGAATGCGATGTTTTGGGATGACATGTTAGCAACCTATGCATCAGACACTCTCTCTTTTACTCATGTGCCGTTTGATCAACCCTTATGGATTTTATATTCGTCTGGAACGACAGGTATTCCCAAAGCGATTGTGCAAAGCCAGGGCGGTATTTTATTGGAGCATCTTAAAGCCCTAACCTTGCATAGTGATCTCAAAAATGACGATCGCTTCTTTTGGTACACGACAACGGGGTGGATGATGTGGAACTTATTAGTTGGTGGATTGCTCACAGGTTCCAGCATCGTTTTATATGATGGCAGCCCCAATGACCCTGATCTGAATGCTATGTGGCAGTTTGTCGAGGATGCGGGGATTACCGTATTTGGTACAAGTGCTGGTTATTTGACGGCCTGTATGAAAGCCGGTCTCGAACCGGGCAAAACCTTTGATTTAAGCCGTTTAAAAAGTATCGGTTCAACAGGTTCTCCGCTGCCGCCTGAGGGCTTCTCATGGGTTTATGAGAATGTCAAACAAGATTTGGCGCTTGGCTCTGTAAGTGGTGGAACGGATATGTGTACGGCCTTTATCCTCAATTGTCCTATATTACCTGTTCATGCGGGTGAACTGCAATGCCGCGGTCTTGGGTGTGCTGTTGAGGCTTATGATGATGATGGTCAGTCGCTCTTTGAAAATATCGGGGAACTCGTAATCACTCAACCCATGCCGTCTATGCCAATTTATTTTTGGCATGATCCTGACGGAGAGCGATACCAAGATAGCTATTTTGATGTCTATCCAGGCATCTGGAGGCATGGCGATTATATTAAAATCACCTCCCGCGGTAGCTGTGTGATTTACGGTCGTTCAGACGCAACCATTAACCGCGGCGGTGTCCGTATGGGAACAAGTGAAATTTATCGCGTTGTCGAAGGGCTTTCAGAAGTTACCGATAGTCTCATCGTTGATGTCAAACAATCACAGGGTCGGTCATTCATGCCACTGTTTGTCACGTTAGAGGACCAAACAGAACTGGATGATGCATTGAAAGGGAAAATCAAACAAAATATTAAAGATGGATGTTCACCGCGGCATATTCCGAATGAGATCTATGCGGTCGATGATATCCCTAGGACAATCAACGGTAAAAAACTTGAGGTTCCGGTAAAAAGAATACTAAGCGGCGTCCCTGCTAATAAGGCTGCCAATAAAGGCTCGATGCAAAATCCTGAGATTTTAGATATATTTATTCAATTGGCTGAACAATGGCAGAAAGAATTTAAAAACGCTTAA
- a CDS encoding DUF4362 domain-containing protein yields MKKRMLGIGIILFVLINTFALGYEKASAKDDKVNHATFEEQIKNFGKKLTDKVPENYSREDALENGDITPEHITQKQREKINQFMANVRNNKPDFIRFVQFFPSGTLIKEYQFNGDLIYYRADSTRIKNSRDKVYTDYCKDLEKKTKPFEGTFLTNCYHSKSIEF; encoded by the coding sequence TTGAAAAAGCGAATGCTTGGAATAGGAATAATCCTATTTGTTTTAATAAACACATTTGCGTTAGGTTATGAAAAAGCATCTGCTAAAGACGATAAAGTTAATCATGCAACGTTTGAAGAGCAGATCAAAAATTTCGGTAAAAAGTTAACAGATAAAGTTCCTGAAAATTACAGCAGAGAGGATGCCTTAGAGAATGGCGATATTACACCAGAGCATATAACGCAAAAACAACGAGAAAAAATTAATCAGTTTATGGCAAACGTAAGGAATAATAAACCAGATTTTATCCGGTTTGTTCAATTCTTCCCTAGCGGCACATTAATTAAGGAATATCAATTTAACGGAGACCTCATTTATTATCGTGCTGACAGCACAAGAATTAAAAACTCGAGGGATAAAGTTTATACTGACTACTGTAAAGACCTTGAGAAGAAAACAAAGCCCTTTGAAGGGACTTTTCTAACAAATTGTTATCATTCCAAATCAATTGAGTTTTAA
- a CDS encoding DUF817 domain-containing protein, which produces MRVIIQLIRFGWEQALSCLFPVVIFASLAFTQIMPLPLLPRYDWLLIICLLMQWWMVCSGLETRDELKVITLFHLIGLALELFKVHMGSWSYPEEGYSKIFGVPLYSGFMYASVASYLCQAWRRLNVELVKWPPFLVVVPLAAAIYLNFFTHHYWIDVRLWLFGLVMIVFWQSKVTYEVGEARYRMPLALSFLLIGFFIWIAENIATFFGAWEYPNQTDAWSLVHLGKVSSWLLLVIVSFLIVATLKQAKGNVYTRKGMSQFL; this is translated from the coding sequence ATGAGAGTAATAATACAACTCATTCGTTTTGGTTGGGAGCAGGCCCTATCATGTTTGTTTCCTGTCGTTATTTTTGCCTCTTTGGCTTTTACACAAATCATGCCACTTCCCTTACTACCACGGTATGACTGGCTCCTCATCATCTGCCTTCTTATGCAGTGGTGGATGGTGTGCTCTGGGCTTGAAACACGAGATGAACTCAAGGTTATCACATTGTTCCACTTGATTGGACTTGCTCTTGAACTTTTTAAGGTACATATGGGTTCTTGGTCTTATCCAGAGGAAGGGTACTCCAAAATTTTTGGAGTGCCTTTGTACAGCGGATTCATGTACGCAAGTGTAGCGAGTTATCTTTGTCAGGCGTGGAGGAGGCTTAATGTTGAACTGGTAAAGTGGCCACCGTTTTTGGTCGTAGTTCCTCTTGCAGCTGCAATTTATTTGAATTTTTTCACCCACCATTATTGGATTGACGTCCGCCTGTGGCTATTTGGGCTTGTCATGATCGTCTTCTGGCAATCAAAGGTTACATACGAAGTTGGCGAAGCCCGTTACCGGATGCCACTCGCTCTTTCTTTTCTGCTGATCGGATTTTTTATATGGATAGCCGAAAATATCGCAACCTTCTTTGGAGCTTGGGAATATCCAAATCAAACCGATGCATGGAGTCTCGTTCATCTAGGAAAGGTGAGTTCATGGCTCTTATTAGTGATTGTTAGCTTTCTTATAGTAGCGACGCTCAAGCAAGCTAAGGGAAATGTTTACACTAGGAAAGGTATGAGTCAATTTTTATAA
- a CDS encoding non-oxidative hydroxyarylic acid decarboxylases subunit B, with the protein MRLIVGISGATGAIFGIRMLEFLQRAGVETHLILSQWAEVTVHLETSYTMSEIKQLASYVYSPKNLAASISSGSFQVDGMVIAPCSMKSLASIRHGLADNLMTRAADVLLKERKKLVLLTREMPFSDIHLENMLDLSRMGVTILPPVPAFYNHPQSIDDLVNHIVVRTLDQFGLDTEEAKRWNGIHATTKNR; encoded by the coding sequence TTGCGACTAATTGTGGGGATTTCCGGAGCAACAGGAGCCATTTTCGGCATCCGAATGCTTGAGTTCCTGCAAAGAGCGGGAGTGGAAACGCACCTCATCTTATCCCAATGGGCTGAAGTCACCGTTCATTTGGAGACATCCTATACGATGTCGGAAATAAAACAGCTTGCATCATATGTTTACTCACCCAAAAATTTGGCTGCTTCAATTTCCAGCGGGTCCTTCCAAGTCGATGGGATGGTTATCGCTCCTTGCAGCATGAAATCATTGGCTTCGATACGGCACGGCCTGGCTGATAACTTAATGACAAGAGCAGCTGATGTGCTTTTAAAGGAACGAAAAAAGTTGGTGTTATTAACACGCGAGATGCCATTCAGTGATATCCATCTTGAAAACATGCTAGATCTGTCAAGGATGGGTGTCACGATTTTACCGCCGGTCCCCGCCTTTTACAATCATCCTCAATCCATTGACGATCTGGTTAATCACATAGTGGTTCGAACGTTGGACCAATTCGGTCTTGATACCGAAGAAGCGAAACGTTGGAACGGCATTCATGCTACAACAAAAAATCGATAA
- a CDS encoding ABC-ATPase domain-containing protein, with the protein MQQLKSTLKRIDGKGYKAYKDIQGNYRFPDYQLAIDYVQGDPFASPSKFRVIIPRETSAFGDEATATKSRKVASEDDITRFIDRAIKKESGSIKGSGKSGLLTIDVPGQEVIERTAVTLTPKSIIVCLSVGLPAQGRRVLGQQAEKIFLTLLPNVIRQSVLSIQASEVDRVTKLADQQQAIRQYMQDHSYITFVADGAILPRASGVNDRPLQKGKVVPFESPESMKVSIDIPYRDKPLTGMAIPKGISLIVGGGFHGKSTLLEALQKSVYDHIEGDGREFVCTDPTAVKIRAEDGRSVEKVDISPFINDLPYDKDTASFTSEDASGSTSQAANIIEALEAGTETILIDEDTSATNFMIRDARMQALVAKATEPITPFIDKVTQLYADYGVSTILVMGGAGDYFDVADQVIQMDKYVPYDVTDQAKSIAKDIVYQRQSEGGSGFGDIQARTPTEKSVAMLNDRKNKVKTRSKYTIQLGKTTIALSHVEQIVEDSQTRMIAEILSSVAKEQTFKQNRTLSEWLDQVEEAMDDKGLDTFGAYKGHPGELARPRRFEIAASLNRLRTLEIK; encoded by the coding sequence ATGCAACAGTTGAAATCCACCCTCAAACGAATTGATGGTAAAGGGTATAAGGCTTATAAAGATATCCAGGGGAATTATCGTTTTCCGGATTATCAGTTGGCGATTGATTATGTCCAAGGGGACCCTTTCGCCAGCCCATCAAAATTCCGGGTGATTATACCGAGGGAGACATCAGCTTTTGGTGATGAAGCCACGGCGACGAAGTCTCGAAAAGTGGCCAGTGAAGACGACATTACGCGGTTCATTGACCGTGCGATTAAAAAAGAGTCCGGAAGTATAAAAGGCTCTGGAAAAAGTGGTTTGTTGACCATTGACGTACCGGGACAGGAAGTGATTGAGCGGACAGCCGTGACATTGACTCCTAAAAGTATCATTGTCTGTTTGTCCGTAGGTTTGCCAGCTCAGGGGCGACGCGTTCTTGGACAACAAGCTGAGAAAATATTTTTAACATTATTACCGAACGTGATCAGGCAGTCGGTTTTATCAATTCAAGCATCTGAGGTTGATCGTGTGACAAAGTTAGCGGATCAACAGCAAGCTATCAGACAATATATGCAAGATCATTCATACATAACGTTTGTCGCTGATGGCGCGATTCTCCCTCGTGCAAGTGGTGTCAACGACCGTCCGCTCCAAAAAGGAAAAGTTGTGCCATTTGAAAGTCCTGAATCAATGAAGGTAAGTATTGATATTCCTTACCGAGACAAGCCTTTGACCGGTATGGCGATTCCTAAGGGGATTTCATTGATTGTCGGCGGTGGTTTCCACGGCAAAAGTACTTTGTTAGAAGCCTTGCAGAAAAGTGTTTATGACCATATTGAAGGCGATGGCAGGGAGTTTGTCTGTACCGATCCGACAGCTGTGAAAATCAGGGCAGAAGACGGACGAAGTGTTGAAAAAGTTGATATTTCACCGTTTATCAATGATTTACCGTATGATAAAGATACCGCGAGTTTTACAAGTGAAGATGCCAGCGGGAGTACATCACAAGCGGCTAATATTATTGAAGCTTTGGAAGCAGGAACGGAAACGATACTCATTGACGAGGATACGAGTGCAACGAATTTTATGATCCGCGATGCCCGTATGCAAGCACTTGTGGCCAAAGCAACAGAACCGATTACGCCGTTTATTGATAAAGTGACACAATTGTATGCTGACTACGGTGTCTCAACGATTCTTGTTATGGGCGGTGCCGGCGATTATTTTGATGTGGCTGATCAAGTGATTCAAATGGATAAATATGTTCCTTATGATGTGACTGATCAAGCGAAATCAATTGCTAAAGATATCGTGTATCAACGGCAATCAGAAGGCGGCTCTGGTTTTGGTGATATTCAAGCGCGTACGCCAACAGAAAAAAGTGTGGCTATGTTGAATGACCGGAAGAACAAAGTCAAAACCCGGAGTAAGTACACGATTCAATTGGGTAAGACAACCATCGCCTTGAGTCACGTCGAACAAATCGTTGAAGATAGTCAAACACGGATGATTGCGGAAATTTTAAGCAGCGTCGCGAAAGAACAGACCTTTAAACAAAATCGGACTTTATCGGAATGGTTGGATCAAGTGGAGGAAGCCATGGATGATAAAGGCCTAGATACATTCGGCGCCTATAAAGGACATCCCGGTGAACTGGCGCGTCCAAGACGTTTTGAAATTGCTGCGAGTTTGAACCGATTGCGGACATTGGAAATAAAATAG
- a CDS encoding non-oxidative hydroxyarylic acid decarboxylases subunit D, with the protein MKKICPRCESEKVEKIAESPVSGKWDMFLCHTCLFSWRSTEPEAIQDPELYNKHFKIDQHDIPNYDNVPVIPERKTK; encoded by the coding sequence ATGAAAAAAATTTGCCCGCGTTGTGAAAGCGAAAAAGTAGAAAAGATCGCGGAATCTCCGGTGAGCGGAAAATGGGACATGTTTTTGTGTCATACATGCCTATTTTCTTGGAGGTCGACGGAACCTGAGGCGATTCAAGATCCGGAACTGTATAACAAACATTTCAAAATTGATCAGCATGATATTCCAAACTATGATAATGTCCCTGTCATACCGGAACGAAAAACAAAATAA
- a CDS encoding non-oxidative hydroxyarylic acid decarboxylases subunit C: MAYQDLREYMDKLKEEEQLLTIKDEVMPEPDLGAAGRAITNLGEHSPAMLFNNINGYENAQVAMNVIGSWPNHALMMGLPKDTPVKEQFFEFARRWDHYPVEVERVETAPFQEVEITEDINLFEILPLFRLNRGDGGTYLDKACVISKDPSDPDNFDKQNVGIYRMEVKGKDRLGIQPVPMHDIAIHLRMAEEKGENLPVAIALGNEPVITTIGGSPIGYDQSEYEMAGAIQGEPYKVVKGKTVDLDLPRGAEVVLEGEILAGEREVEGPFGEFTGHYSGGRKMPVIQVNRVYHRKNPIFEHLYIGMPWTEVDYMVGINTCVPIYKDLKAAFPNEIEAVNAMYTHGFVAIVSTKQRFGGFAKAVGMHTMTTHHGLGYCKIVIVVDEEVDPFNLPQVMWALSTKMHPKHDVITIPDASIAPLDPGSEPAGISDKIILDATTPEAPENRGHYSQQLDEPVDTKKWEKILSDMMSK, from the coding sequence ATGGCTTATCAAGATTTAAGAGAATATATGGATAAATTGAAAGAAGAAGAACAGTTGTTAACGATCAAAGATGAGGTCATGCCCGAACCGGATTTAGGAGCAGCCGGAAGGGCAATCACGAATCTTGGTGAACATTCTCCTGCTATGTTGTTCAACAACATTAATGGGTATGAGAATGCACAAGTAGCCATGAATGTGATTGGATCTTGGCCCAACCATGCGTTGATGATGGGGTTGCCGAAAGATACACCGGTAAAGGAACAATTTTTTGAATTTGCTCGTAGATGGGATCATTATCCAGTCGAGGTAGAACGGGTAGAAACAGCACCATTCCAAGAAGTCGAAATAACTGAGGATATCAATCTGTTTGAAATCCTGCCGCTGTTCCGGCTGAATAGAGGAGATGGCGGGACTTACCTTGATAAAGCCTGTGTCATTTCTAAGGATCCATCCGATCCGGACAATTTTGATAAACAAAATGTCGGTATTTACCGTATGGAGGTGAAAGGAAAAGATCGTCTTGGTATTCAGCCCGTCCCAATGCATGATATTGCGATTCATTTACGGATGGCTGAAGAAAAAGGAGAAAATCTTCCGGTTGCCATCGCACTTGGTAACGAACCCGTGATTACGACAATCGGCGGATCGCCGATTGGTTATGACCAATCGGAGTATGAAATGGCAGGAGCCATTCAGGGAGAGCCCTACAAGGTCGTAAAGGGAAAAACTGTGGATCTAGACCTTCCGAGAGGAGCAGAAGTCGTTTTAGAAGGTGAAATTCTTGCTGGTGAACGGGAAGTAGAAGGGCCATTCGGAGAATTTACTGGTCATTATTCTGGTGGAAGAAAAATGCCAGTCATTCAAGTTAACCGGGTTTACCATCGTAAAAACCCGATCTTTGAACACTTGTATATCGGTATGCCATGGACAGAAGTGGACTATATGGTAGGAATTAACACCTGTGTCCCGATTTATAAAGACTTGAAAGCAGCGTTTCCAAATGAAATTGAGGCCGTCAATGCCATGTATACCCACGGATTTGTTGCGATTGTTTCCACAAAACAACGCTTTGGCGGGTTTGCCAAGGCTGTTGGCATGCATACAATGACAACCCATCATGGCCTTGGCTATTGTAAGATTGTGATTGTTGTTGATGAGGAGGTTGATCCGTTTAATTTGCCGCAGGTCATGTGGGCACTATCAACTAAGATGCACCCAAAACACGATGTCATCACAATTCCGGATGCTTCAATTGCACCTTTGGATCCTGGGTCAGAACCGGCAGGAATTAGTGACAAAATAATCCTTGATGCGACAACACCTGAAGCACCGGAAAATCGCGGCCATTATTCCCAACAGTTAGACGAACCGGTGGATACGAAGAAATGGGAAAAAATACTTTCTGACATGATGAGTAAATAA